The following are encoded in a window of Psilocybe cubensis strain MGC-MH-2018 chromosome 4, whole genome shotgun sequence genomic DNA:
- a CDS encoding SCF E3 ubiquitin ligase complex F-box protein grrA — MLLRKDPESAKSFHEDMMKITNRLPSEEEYRRVRHLILEQAQEDVSDEQLAQVLALCPHLETVVLTGVAETTDRTIVVLAEKAINLLGLNLSGCTQITDVGVLEITNKSLPLQWLQLNGVVGLTDPSISAIAKTCSRLIELEVSDLPLLTPSAVRDIWSFSRKLRTFRLANNPLLTDKAFPSPINSVAYTELGQNDEKPLPPRPITWLEQLPPLILRHTAENLRLLDVSFCKITDEAVEGIVSHAPRIQTFILSGCSLLTDKALESISKLHDHLDVLMLAHVSNVTDRAVVRLARSCTNLRCVDVAYLSVFELAALPSLRRLSLVRVHKLTDIGIFALAEQATGLERLYLSYCDHLSLDAIHLLLRKLERLQHLTATGIPSLSRRGVRRFSEPTPANCDPDQQVAFCVFNGENVVRLRRFLDKEDKRRREAEARNVPFITRSDDKLDLY; from the exons ATGTTGTTGAGAAAGGATCCCGAGTCCGCAAAATCCTTCCATGAAGACATGATGAAGATCACCAACCGTTTGCCTTCAGAGGAGGAATATCGACGTGTTCGTCATCTCATTCTGGAACAGGCTCAGGAAGATGTATCGGATGAACAACTTGCTCAAGTCCTTGCCTTGTGCCCACACCTGGAAACAGTGGTTCTTACTGGCGTTGCAGAAACAACGGATAGAACGATAGTTGTTTTGGCAGAGAAGGCAATTAATCTTCTTGGCTTAAACTTATCTGGCTGTACGCAGATTACAGATGTTGGGGTTCTGGAAATCACCAATAAATCATTGCCCCTCCAGTGGTTGCAGCTGAATGGAGTAGTGGGACTCACAGACCCCTCGATATCTGCCATTGCAAAAACATGCTCACGTCTTATAGAACTTGAAGTATCCGACCTGCCCCTGTTGACTCCGTCTGCAGTTCGAGATATTTGGTCATTTTCTAG AAAATTGCGCACATTTCGATTGGCCAATAACCCATTGCTCACGGATAAAGCGTTTCCCTCTCCAATAAATTCAGTGGCATATACTGAACTGGGACAAAATGACGAGAAACCCTTACCACCTAGACCTATAACGTGGCTGGAGCAATTACCGCCTCTGATCCTACGGCATACTGCAGAAAACCTCCGCTTGCTGGATGTTAGCTTTTGCAAAATCACCGATGAGGCAGTCGAGGGAATTGTGTCGCATGCCCCTAGGATTCAGACTTTCATCCTCTCAGGTTGTTCATTACTCACCGATAAGGCTCTAGAAAGTATTTCGAAACTTCACGATCATCTCGATGTTCTGATGTTGGCGCACGTTTCTAACGTCACGGACCGTGCAGTGGTTAGACTTGCTCGTTCTTGCACCAACCTTAGGTGTGTAGACGTGGCAT ACCTGTCTGTTTTTGAGTTAGCGGCCCTACCAAGTCTCCGCCGATTGAGTCTCGTCCGTGTACATAAACTCACAGACATTGGAATCTTCGCGCTTGCGGAACAAGCAACTGGTTTGGAGCGCCTTTATTTATCATACTGTGATCATCTCTCTCTCGACGCTATACATCTGCTGTTGCGCAAGCTTGAACGTTTGCAACATCTCACCGCCACAGGGATACCCTCACTTAGTAGGAGAGGAGTACGTCGGTTTTCAGAACCCACGCCTGCT AATTGCGATCCGGATCAACAAGTTGCCTTCTGCGTCTTCAATGGGGAGAACGTCGTTCGCCTACGACGCTTTTTGGACAAGGAAGATAAGCGTCGACGCGAAGCGGAAGCACGGAACGTACCTTTCATCACCCGTTCGGACGATAAGCTAGATCTTTACTGA
- a CDS encoding DNA-binding protein REB1, with protein MDAFGIDPSAINAESSLHREKKKKKKNKRPHEDDSHIEDQEFLPHPQEKQKKRKHAHAEIDAALTPEQSSAVASPDNLSAEPEASAKPKKKKKDKGKSKATSLSEQTDAEIEANSQASAAALLSAIVAASVTNPEPMQPPVPPPYHPQMVPSPGQQFMPYPPMQPPFGYPQQPPPPGFDPNGQLSSLFPVPVGTGGGAAFSELTFGSNEDLLRALQDLDMSKIASVLKNLGETSASNNNQNPTPLSYVPNHLMQLPPAASGQYAPPSDPMLGQGPPPLSHLAHKRTINMSLPGNEQHTNPEHAFILANKWLNPNKLAELVRDEGLVYKKGKFSAIEEQQLKIAIHKYAHEKQLTLQELNDKIFLKHGNSKDDAFWSEITAAVPLRPIIAVYHHVRRAYHPLKQQGTWSTVEDEALKQAVADLGQQWEKISDRVGRMASDCRDRYRNHIHGREIRITGHWSKEEEDKLIQIVTDMTIKQGRDLDNDVFWGRVSELMGGTRGRQQCRIKWTDALSKRVKNEGQKPRWGQQDAFILVHKIDSLNVRDDTEIDWKVIPDPDWNLWSAHTLQRRWLTMKKEIMDILRVKKAHLPAPPPPSTRKRKERKVTSAPAVNEPDTNLPDAGSSTGPGTVEGSKDSSSKDANAHESVSSSSSSGDSD; from the exons ATGGACGCATTCGGCATCGATCCGTCCGCGATCAATGCAGAGTCGTCATTACACCgcgaaaagaaaaagaaaaagaagaacaagCGCCCACATGAAGACGACAGCCACATTGAAGACCAGGAGTTTCTCCCCCATCCACAGGAGAAACAGAAGAAACGCAAACACGCGCACGCCGAGATAGACGCTGCACTCACTCCCGAACAATCATCGGCAGTCGCGTCTCCAGACAACCTATCTGCAGAACCAGAGGCGTCCGCAAAgcccaagaaaaagaaaaaagacaagggcaaatCAAAGGCAACCTCTCTCTCAGAACAAACGGATGCGGAGATCGAGGCAAATTCCCAAGCGTCCGCTGCAGCGCTTCTTTCTGCCATAGTCGCTGCTTCTGTCACGAATCCTGAGCCTATGCAGCCCCCTGTACCCCCGCCATACCATCCGCAAATGGTTCCATCTCCAGGTCAGCAGTTTATGCCGTATCCCCCCATGCAGCCACCGTTTGGTTATCCTCAACAACCCCCTCCTCCCGGCTTCGATCCAAATGGCCAGCTTTCCAGCTTGTTCCCTGTTCCGGTTGGAACTGGAGGTGGTGCAGCTTTCTCCGAGCTCACTTTTGGTTCGAACGAAGATCTTTTGCGCGCTCTGCAAGATCTGGATATGAGTAAGATTGCCAGCGTTTTGAAGAATCTAGGAGAAACTTCGGCCTCCAATAACAACCAAAATCCAACACCTCTCAGCTATGTGCCAAACCATCTCATGCAGCTTCCTCCAGCAGCGTCAGGCCAATATGCTCCGCCGTCTGATCCAATGTTAGGTCAAGGCCCGCCACCTCTATCACATCTAGCACACAAAAGGACGATTAATATGAGTTTGCCTGGGAACGAACAACATACCAACCCAGAACACGCGTTTATCCTTGCAAATAAATGGTTAAACCCGAACAAGTTGGCGGAACTTGTGCGAGATGAAG GCCTGGTATACAAGAAGGGCAAATTTTCAGCCATTGAGGAGCAGCAACTCAAAATAGCTATACACAAATATGCACAT GAAAAGCAACTTACTCTTCAAGAATTAAACGATAAGATATTCTTAAAACATGGCAACAGCAAAGATGACGCATTTTGGTCGGAAATAA CGGCTGCTGTCCCTTTACGGCCAATCATAGCTGTATATCACCACGTCCGTCGAGCGTATCACCCCCTAAAGCAACAAGGAACGTGGAGTACTGTAGAAGATGAAGCCTTGAAACA AGCAGTAGCAGATCTCGGTCAACAGTGGGAAAAAATAAGTGATCGCGTTGGAAGGATGGCTTCTGACTGTCGAGATCGATACAGAAATCACATACATGGTCGTGAAATACGTATAACTG GTCATTGGtcaaaagaggaagaagacaaaTTAATTCAAATTGTTACCGACATGACTATAAAGCAAGGTCGAGATTTAGACAATGATGTATTTTGGGGCCGAGTAAGCGAACTTATGGGTGGAACTCGCGGTCGTCAGCAATGCAGAATAAAATG GACCGATGCCTTGAGTAAAAGAGTCAAAAATGAAGGTCAGAAACCCAGATGGGGTCAACAAGATGCTTTCATTCTCGTCCACAA AATTGATTCTCTCAATGTCAGAGATGACACAGAAATCGATTGGAAAGTGATCCCTGATCCTGACTGGAATCTTTGGAGTGCACATACCTTACAGCGACGTTGGCTAACCATGAAGAAAG AAATTATGGATATTCTCAGAGTTAAAAAGGCTCACCTTCCtgcgcctccgcctccatcTACGCGTAAGCGTAAGGAGAGGAAAGTAACCAGTGCTCCCGCTGTCAATGAGCCTGACACCAATCTCCCCGATGCTGGCTCTAGTACTGGTCCAGGCACCGTTGAAGGCAGCAAGGATTCATCTTCAAAAGATGCGAATGCACATGAATCTGTGTCTAGCAGCAGTTCTTCAGGTGATTCTGATTGA
- a CDS encoding Protein pelota → MKLINKFIDKHGAGHVTLRPEDDEDMWHLYNLIQNDDFVRSSAIRGVKTVSSTGSTESHRVRLNLTIQVKRVDFAAGGAPSNQESGAKDEDVSTASLHVSGPVTSENPHVKLGAHHTLDLEANRDVRIEKYGGWDSVAIARVEESIIPGKGAEVAAIVCGEGVAAFCLLSQHMTLVTHRLNVQIPRKSSSGASQHDKGLGKFYSALYESFLRHIPYANVALRAIVIASPGWVRDAVYDFMISEATKRGDKVLLKALKEKCLKVHISSPHVHSLVEVLKSPEVTSQLKETKFAREGVALDRFFKMLGNDELRAWYGPDHVCLAADRGAIGTLLISDDLFRSSDPATRKKYVDVVEAVQQKGGEVVIFSSMHESGQQLNQLTGIAAILTFPLDVEVVEAEEREAAEEEVRRQQETESTDP, encoded by the exons ATGAAGTTGATCAACAAATTCATAGATAAACATGGCGCA GGACATGTAACTCTCCGTCCAGAAGATGACGAGGACATGTGGCATCTTTATAATCTGATACAAAACGATGATTTTGTTCGCTCATCTGCCATCCG AGGTGTTAAGACGGTGTCATCAACTGGATCAACAGAGTCGCACCGCGTCCGGCTCAACCTCACTATTCAGGTCAAGCGCGTTGATTTTGCGGCTGGGGGAGCACCGTCGAATCAAGAAAGTGGCGCCAAGGATGAAGATGTTTCGACTGCCTCTCTGCACGTTTCTGGACCCGTAACGTCTGAAAATCCGCATGTAAAACTTGGCGCCCACCATACCCTTGACCTAGAAGCCAACCGCGACGTACGAATCGAGAAATACGGAGGCTGGGACAGTGTGGCTATTGCTCGAGTGGAGGAGTCCATCATTCCCGGAAAGGGTGCTGAAGTCGCTGCTATTGTGTGTGGAGAAGGGGTCGCCGCATTTTGTCTCCTCTCACAGCATATGACATTGGTGACACATCGATTGAATGTCCAAATACCTCGTAAATCGTCTTCTGGAGCGTCTCAGCACGACAAAGGTCTAGGAAAGTTCTACAGCGCCTTGTATGAGTCTTTCTTGAGGCACATTCCTTATGCCAACGTAGCTCTTCGAGCCATTGTTATCGCCAGCCCAGGATGGGTGAGGGACGCTGTTTACGACTTTATGATCAGCGAGGCGACAAAAAGAGGCGACAAGGTGCTGTTGAAGGCGCTCAAGGAGAAATGTCTCAAGGTTCATATAAGCAGTCCACATGTCCACAGTCTCGTGGAGGTCCTGAAGAGCCCAGAG GTCACCAGTCAActcaaagaaacaaaatttgCCCGGGAAGGAGTCGCCCTTGACAG ATTTTTCAAAATGTTGGGAAACGATGAATTGAGAGCATGGTATGGTCCAGATCATGTTTGTCTAGCAGCAGATCGAGGAGCTATTGGTACACTGTTGATTTCGGACGATCTTTTTCG ATCAAGCGATCCTGCAACGCGAAAAAAATACGTCGATGTCGTTGAAGCGGTACAACAAAAGGGTGGCGAGGTAGTAATATTTTCAAGCATGCATGAATCGGGCCAAC AACTAAACCAACTTACTGGAATTGCTGCGATATTAACATTCCCGCTGGACGTCGAAGTAGTCGAAGCTGAAGAACGAGAGGCcgcagaggaagaagttcGAAGACAGCAAGAAACAGAATCTACAGATCCATGA
- a CDS encoding Deoxyribodipyrimidine photo-lyase — translation MAKRPLSPAASDSYARVAKRPNSSKSFNPIKIATAEAAAAVDANTPFSQLTKLLKDSVRHSLDGKSVVYWMRMNDLRLLDNKALSRASVQARKVGVPLIVLFVISPQDYIAHDRSARRVDFLLRNLAILKESFSELHIPFHVVVHTPRKTIPQFIVSFCEEHGSKALYANMEYEVDELRRDIQTSQLAFPKDIRVEFLHDKCIIEPGVIITKQEKAYTVYSPYQKNWIATVNANLPFYLEDCSSPVANEPSVRALKSLGPLFESQIPKFIVGFELTEQDRDKMKEVWPAGEISAANVLERFLTTKKRSSQLGGVDPLASGPVACPKHNRIAKYGNERDRIDSDTTSRLSAYLTSGIISARQCARAIMLLTNAKKVESDKTSGIGRWLQEIAWRDFYVNILVFFPRVSMGRPFIEKFSKIVWEDHQVPSDFAIGQGGNISGDSENLQRWKTGMTGVPIVDASMRCLNEMGWMHNRARMITAMYLTKDLMIDWRVGERYFMEMLIDGDLSSNNGGWQWSASTGVDPCPYFRIFNPYTQSAKVDQTGDFIRHWIPELRKVRGPELHNPSASLASKLGYPLPIIAHNEARQRALRRYKNPGEE, via the exons ATGGCTAAACGTCCCCTCTCTCCAGCTGCCTCAGACTCGTATGCGCGTGTTGCAAAGCGCCCCAATTCGTCCAAATCATTTAATCCCATCAAAATAGCCACCGCcgaggctgctgctgcagttGATGCTAATACGCCCTTTTCACAACTAACAAAATTGTTAAAAGATAGTGTAAGACATTCACTCGATGGAAAATCTGTTGTTTACTGGATGCGAATGAACGACCTCAGAC TTCTTGACAATAAAGCCCTCAGTAGGGCATCGGTACAAGCTCGTAAAGTCGGAGTTCCTTTGATTGTTCTATTTGTTATCAGCCCTCAAGATTACATCGCACATGATAGAAGTGCACGAAGGGTGGATTTTTTACTCCGCAATCTTGCTATCTTGAAA GAATCTTTCTCTGAACTTCATATTCCATTTCATGTTGTCGTCCATACGCCAAGAAAGACAATCCCCCAATTTATTGTATCATTTTGTGAAGAACATGGTTCCAAAGCCCTATATGCCAACATGGAATATGAGGTCGATGAACTTCGCCGAGACATACAAACGTCCCAACTCGCTTTCCCAAAAGATATTCGAGTCGAATTTTTGCACGATAAATGCATTATAGAACCAGGCGTTATTATTACGAAGCAAGAAAAAGCATACACG GTATACTCACCGTACCAAAAGAATTGGATTGCAACAGTCAATGCCAATCTACCTTTCTATTTGGAAGATTGCTCGTCCCCAGTAGCAAATGAACCATCTGTCCGGGCATTAAAATCCCTCGGCCCACTTTTTGAATCGCAAATACCAAAGTTTATCGTTGGTTTTGAGCTTACCGAGCAAGATAGAGACAAAATGAAGGAGGTATGGCCAGCTGGTGAAATTTCTGCTGCAAAT GTTCTTGAGAGATTTTTGACCACGAAGAAGCGATCTTCACAGTTGGGCGGGGTCGATCCGCTCGCTTCAGGACCGGTCGCATGTCCTAAACATAACAGGATAGCGAAATATGGAAACGAGAGAGATAGAATTGACAGTGATACAACGAGTCGGTTGAG TGCCTACTTGACTTCTGGGATCATTTCAGCAAGGCAATGTGCCCGAGCTATTATGCTTCTCACCAACGCGAAAAAGGTTGAAAGTGACAAAACCTCTGGGATCGGACGGTGGCTCCAAGAAATTGCTTGGCGTGACTTCTATGTAAACATATTGGTTTTCTTCCCTCGAGTTTCGATGGGTCGACCCTTTATCGAAAAGTTTTCCAAGATCGTTTGGGAAGACCATCAAGTTCCAAGTGATTTTGCCATTGGGCAAGGCGGTAACATTTCAGGCGACTCCGAAAATCTCCAACGATGGAAGACGGGTATGACTGGGGTTCCTATTGTGGACGCATCAATGAGGTGCTTAAACGAGATGGGTTGGATGCACAACAGAGCGAGAATGATAACCGCGATGTATCTAACTAAAGATCTTATGATAGACTGGAGAGTTGGCGAGCGG TACTTCATGGAGATGCTCATAGATGGTGATTTGTCGTCTAACAATGGCGGATGGCAGTGGAGCGCAAGTACAGGGGTTGATCCGTGCCCGTATTTCCGGATTTTTAATCCGTACACACAGAGTGCCAAA GTGGACCAAACGGGTGATTTTATTCGACATTGGATTCCAGAGTTGCGCAAAGTGAGGGGTCCTG AATTGCATAACCCCAGTGCCTCTCTTGCAAGCAAACTTGGATACCCTCTGCCTATTATTGCGCACAATGAGGCAAGACAGAGAGCGTTGCGACGGTACAAAAACCCTGGAGAGGAATAA